TTGGCTCGCTACTGGCATGGCTTGTTTGTCATCGGCGGGGTCTGATTTTTGTGGCACCAATTTAATCACGTGTATGCCTAACAGCGGACGAGGAAGTTTTGCCCAGTAGGTGGCGTAGTAGCGATAATTGGCTGGCGCGGCTGCTACGTCTTTTTCGGTCAGCATTTGTCCCTTTTTCACGGCTTCTTTGATGACTTCCATTCGAGAGCTTGGCGAGGCGCCGCCCGCTTTTTTCATATAGACTAAAATACGATCTGCCTGAATATTGCGGCCATGGTCCAGTGCCTGCGTCGCGTCAATTTCACCTGCTTCAAAGCTGCTAAAACCCATCAGGTCATAGCCATCTTCCAGCATCTTGATTTTGTCTTCTTCACGGCGCGTGCCACTCAACAACGTTGGCTCAGGATTATTTTGCAAAGAATGTAAGTTACCCTGATTTTGCACTTGATAACTTGTACTGTAAGGGTTGTCTTCAGCCCGAATGTTTGGGCTGGCTGCCAGCAACAGTGACAGCGCGGCAACGCTGAACCAAGGAAACCAGCGCGCGACACTGGGAGAGGCGGATACGTTAGATGGGTAAAGCGGGTTCATTGAAATCTCCATGATCGAAACTATTTGTAATGTTATGATGTGTTGGTACATTAACACAGACGCAATTCACATAGACTAGGTTATGCAAGAACAATTCACGCGCATTGGATTAGTTTCGATCAGTGATCGTGCCTCACAGGGCGTATATGAAGATAAAGGCATTCCGACGCTCACAGATTGGCTAGCGCAAGCCATTGTCTCGCCCTATGAAATAGCTAGCCGATTAATTGCCGATGATCAGACAACGATTTCTGAGACCTTAAAGCAGCTGGTGGATGATGAAGGTTGCCATTTGGTGCTGACTACTGGCGGCACCGGCCCGGCATTAAGAGATGTGACCCCAGAAGCCACCTTGGCCGTCGCAGACCGTGAAATGCCCGGTTTTGGCGAACAAATGCGCCAGATCAGCCTTAGGTTTGTGCCGACGGCAATTTTGTCGCGTCAGGTGGCTGTGATCCGTAAACAATGCCTGATTATCAATTTGCCCGGCCAACCAAAATCTATCCAAGAAACGTTGGAAGGTCTCAAAGATAGCGCTGGCAATGCGATTGTGCCCGGGATATTTGCTGCGGTACCCTATTGCCTCGATCTGTTGGCCACCTGCGACCAGCCCATGCCTTACCTTGAAACGCAACCCAGCATCGTCAGCGCGTTTCGTCCCAAATCAGCCATTCGCAAATAAAATAGAGGTTGCATGCGTTCTCACATTGTTTCAAAACTCATTTTTATTGCCTGCTTTTCGTTGCTGACGTATTTATTGCTCATCGAGATGGCTCCCACGACGGATGGCTCCATCTACAAAGATAAAATTCAACATGTGATTGCCTTTGGCGGGGTCACTTTTTGGGGCTTGCTCGCCTTTCAACATCGGCCTAAATTCATTTTAATCGGTCTCGCCGTGTTTGGTGCGTTGATGGAGGTGCTACAAGGCTTGGTCACGACGACGCGCCAACCTAGTGTGTATGACTGGTGGGCAGATGTCGTGGGGATTTTATTGGCCTGGGCAGTTGCGCGAGTCTGGCTGCGCTGGTGGAACCGTCGCCGTGGCTGAGTTTGCGCTCATTGAAAAATATTTCACGCGTCCGACGCAGGCTGATTTAGGTGTCGGCGATGACGCGGCACTGGTTCGGGTGCGCCCCGGTTATCAATTGGCCGTCTCGGCAGATATGTCGGTGGCAGGCACGCATTTTTTTGCCGATATCGACCCATTTGCTGTTGGCTGGAAGTCCATGGCGGTTAATGTCAGTGATATGGCCGCCATGGGTGCTGAGCCGAAATGGGCAACCTTGTCGATTGCCTTGCCCGAAGCCAATGATGCTTGGTTAACCGGTTTTAGTCAGGGCCTATTTGCTTGTACAGAGCAGTTTGGCGTGTCGTTAATTGGTGGGGATACCACGCGTGGGCCATTAAATATCGCCATTAATATTTTAGGCGAAGTGCCGCAAGGGCAAGCCCTTCAGCGCAATGGCGCGCAGCCGGGAGACGATATTTGGGTGAGCGGGGTGCTCGGCAAGGCTGCATTGTGGCTGCAATATCGCTTAGGCAAGCAGGATCTACATGAAATGGAGGCGAGCATGTTGGCTAAAGCCATGCATCATCCCCAACCGCGAGTCGCTCTCGGGGTGGCTTTGCGTGGCATTGCCAGCGCTGCGCTCGATCTATCAGACGGCTTACTGGCCGATTTGTCTCATATACTTGAAGCGTCCAAGGTTGGGGCAACACTGGACTGGCTGGCGATCCCCAAACCGCAATTACAGCATTCACGCGTGAGTGCGTCTATGATGCAGGGGGCGGTACTGACAGGGGGCGATGATTATGAGCTTTGTTTCACGGCCTCCCCCAAGCATTACGCACAATTAGTTGCGCTCTCAGTCCAGCTCGATGTACCTTTAACGCGGATTGGTCAAATCACGGCGGCTGCGGGGCTGCATGTGTTCGCAGGCCAGAATCGGCTCGAATGGTCAAACAAAGGCTATACACATTTTGGCTAATCTTAATCAAACAAGACAGCAACCCAGTTGGCGCCTGTTGTGCGCGCATCCGTTGCATTGTTTAAGTTTTGGACTCGGCACCGGCTTGTCACCCAAGGCCCCTGGTACGGTTGGCACCTTATTAGGGTTTCCCCTCTATTGGCTGCTCATGACATTGCCTCTCGCACAACAGTGGCTGGGGATCGTACTACTGTTTTTGCTGGGTATCTGGTGTTGCGAAGTGACCGGACGCGCGTTGGGCGTGAGTGATCATGGTGCAATCGTTTGGGACGAGGTCGTCGCCATGGCGGCTGTGTTAATCACCGTCCCGCTGAGTTGGGGCTGGTGGTTGGCCGCTTTTGTCTGTTTCCGTTTGTTTGACATTTGGAAGCCTTTTCCCATCCGCTGGGTTGATCAGCATGTCAAAGGCGGCATGGGTGTGATGCTGGATGATGCGTTGGCAGCCTTACTGGCAGTGCTTATATTGCAATTGGCGCAACGAGTGACGTAATGCAAACGATGATTGAATTGAGTGCAATATTGGGTGAGGCGCTTGCGGCAAAGGGCTGGCAATTGGCACTGGCGGAATCCTGCACTGGTGGTATGGTGGCGCAAGTCGTCACCGCTGTTGCGGGCAGTTCCGTGTGGTTTGATCGTGGTTTTGTTACCTACAGTAACGCTGCTAAAACAGACATGCTAGGGGTGCAAGCCGATTTGATTGCAACTTACGGCGCCGTCAGTGAGCCGGTCGCTCATGCAATGGCGCATGGCGCATTGCAATATAGCCTTGCGCAAATCAGTGGCGCCATTACAGGCATTGCAGGCCCCGCGGGCGGCTCACCCGACAAGCCTGTGGGGACAGTTTGTTTTGCTTGGGCAATCCGCCATGAGGTTCAAGGCATTCATGTGGTTGCAGAGACGATGTATTTTCAAGGGGATCGAACTAACATACGCGAGCAAGCCGCCAGTCATTTGCTGGCGGGCTTGCTGCGATTGTCAACATCATAAGCGCATTAAATCAGTGGTGGTGATGGTCGTGCCCATGTCCGTGGCCGCGACCATGACCCCAGCCACCGCCCTGATAATTGTGCGGCCCGTAGTTGTAGCCGCCGTAGCCACCACTGCCATACGAAAACTGGATGAACCCTGGCGTTGGTTGCGGATAAGCCACTGCTGGCACACCATAAAAGTTGCTTTGCGGATGGCGGTAAACAACCACTGGCGGGGGTGCGTAGTATACCGGTGGCGGCGCGTAATAAGCGGGTGGATAGGGATTCCCGACCACGACACCAACCGACCAATTATCTTGTGCTTGCGCCGTGATTGCGGCAGCGCTAACCAGTGCAAACGTCAATAAATTTTTAACCATATTCATAAATTCTCCTCACAAGGAAAACAAATCAATGCTCCCTGAGTCAATAACGCTTGGAGCATGTTGCGGTTGACAGGTGCAAAGCGAAAATCACCTTGCCGAATTCATGGCTTCGCCATTTCACTGATGGTCGATTTATGAAATAATTAGAAGTTATTGTTTGAATTATATAGCGTTTGTATCCACAACGCATTTTACTGCTAATAGAAAGCAACCTCCATGGATGACAACAAAAGCAAAGCACTCGCCGCCGCACTCTCTCAAATTGAAAAGCAGTTCGGTAAAGGCTCTATTATGCGCATGGGCGATGCTGATATCGGCGAAGACCTGCAGGTGGTTTCTACCGGCTCATTGGGGCTAGATATCGCACTGGGGGTAGGCGGCCTGCCACGTGGCCGTGTGGTTGAAATTTACGGCCCAGAATCTTCCGGTAAAACAACACTGACCTTGTCTGCGATTGCCCAGATGCAAAAATTGGGTGGGGTAGCGGCATTTATCGATGCTGAACATGCACTTGATCCGCAATATGCGGCTAAATTAGGCGTCAATGTGCCAGAGTTACTCATTTCACAGCCAGATACCGGTGAACAGGCCTTGGAAATTGCCGATATGCTGGTGCGCTCAGGTTCGGTCGATATCGTGGTTGTTGACTCGGTTGCTGCGCTGACGCCGCGTGCCGAAATTGAAGGTGAAATGGGCGACAGTCACATGGGCTTGCAGGCGCGTTTGATGTCACAGGCCCTGCGTAAGTTGACGGGTAATATTAAGCGGACCAACACGTTGGTGATTTTCATTAACCAAATTCGGATGAAAATTGGCGTGATGTTCGGCAATCCGGAAACCACGACGGGTGGTAACGCGCTTAAATTTTACGCTTCAGTGCGTCTAGACATCCGTCGGACGGGCGCGATCAAAAAGGGCGATGAAGTGATCGGCTCTGAGACCAAGGTAAAAGTGATTAAGAATAAAGTTGCGCCGCCATTTAAGCAGGCTGAGTTCGATATTATGTACGGTGAAGGTATTTCACGCTTGGGCGAGATTATTGAGTTGGGCACTAACCTCAAGCTGGTTGAAAAAGCCGGCGCTTGGTACAGCTACAATGGCGAGAAAATCGGTCAGGGCAAAGAGAACGCAAAAGAATTTTTGCGTGAGAACCCAGCCATCGCCGCCGAGATCGAAGCGAAAATTCGCGATAATTCTAACGTGCTTGCAGATGGCATGGCCGCGGCCAGAACCGAGGATGATTAATTCAATTGCGGCCAACGCCAGAAAAGTCGTTAAGGCAGCGGGCGCTTGAATATTTAAGCAAGCGAGAGTACGCCGCTGCAGAGTTGGCACAAAAGCTCAAAGCCTATGCGACTGAGGATGACGATGTTTCAGCGTTAATTGCAGACTTTAAAACGCGCGGCTGGCTGAGCGATGCACGTTATAGCGAGCAAATGGTGCATGCACGTCAAGCAAAGTTTGGTGCGAATCGAGTCGCACAAGAATTGCGTGAAAAGGGTGTCGATGACACCTTGATTGCAGAAGCAGTCGCAGGATTGCAACAGAGTGAACGTGAACGCGCCGGTGAAGTCTGGCGCAAAAAGTTTAGCACCGCCCCGGCAACGCGCGAGGCATGGGCAAAACAGGCCCGTTTCTTGCAGAGCCGGGGCTTTACGTTTGAAGTGATTAAACAAATTTTGAATAGACACGCAGAAGATGACAGTTAAGTACGGGCAACAACCTTCCAGTAAGCAAATCCGCCAAGCCTTTTTGGATTTCTTTGCTTCCAAAGGCCATCAAGTCGTCGCCTCCAGTTCACTGGTGCCGCATGGGGATCCCACCCTGCTGTTCACCAACGCGGGGATGAACCAGTTTAAAGACGTTTTTTTAGGCTTTGATAAGCGCGCCTATACGCGCGCGGCCAGTGCGCAAAAATGTGTGCGTGCCGGAGGCAAGCACAATGATCTGGAAAATGTTGGCTACACCGCCCGCCATCACACCTTTTTTGAGATGTTGGGCAATTTCAGCTTCGGTGACTATTTTAAGCGCGATGCGATTACATTCGCCTGGGAGTTGCTGACGGAGGTTTATGCCCTGCCAAAAGAGCGCCTAATGGTCACCGTCTATGCCGAAGATGATGAGGCTTACGATATCTGGCACCAAGAAGTTGGTGTGCCGGCAGATAAGATTGTGCGTATCGGCGATAACAAAGGCGCGCGTTACGCCTCAGATAACTTCTGGATGATGGGGGATACCGGCCCCTGCGGCCCTTGTACTGAAATTTTTTATGACCATGGTGCGCACATTCCCGGTGGCCCGCCCGGCAGCCCAGATGAGGATGGAGATCGCTTCATCGAAATCTGGAATAACGTATTTATGCAGTTTAACCGCGACGAGGCGGGGGTGATGCATCCATTGCCAAAACCTTCTGTCGATACAGGCATGGGCTTGGAGCGGATTGCGGCGGTGTTGCAAGGCGTGCATGCCAACTATGAAATTGATTTGTTTCAAGCATTAATCAAAGCAGCGGCCCGCGAGACCAATACGGCTGATCTTAATAGCCCGTCTTTGAAAGTGTTGGCTGACCATATTCGTGCCTGCTCCTTTTTGATCGCCGACGGCGTGATTCCCGGCAATGAAGGCCGTGGCTATGTGTTGCGTCGGATCATCCGCCGTGCAATTCGCCATGGGTATAAATTAGGCAGCCGTAGTGCGTTCTTTCATCAGTTGGTGCAAGACTTAGTCGCAGAAATGGGCGAGGCCTACAGTGAGTTGGTGAGCCATCAGGCAAGGATCACCGAGATTCTCAAACAAGAAGAAGACCGTTTCTTTGAAACGATTGAAAATGGCATGCAAATTTTGGAGGCTGAGTTAGCCACCAAGCCCGCCATTTTCAATGGCGATTTAGCCTTTAAATTGCATGACACCTTTGGCTTTCCACTCGATTTAACCGCGGATATTTGTCGCGAACGGGGTATCACCGTCGACACGGCTGGCTTCGATGCTGCGATGGCGCGACAAAAAGATCAAGCGCGAGCAGCCGGCAAATTTAAAATGGCGACCAATTTGGAATATGACGGTCAGGCCACCACTTTCCATGGTTACGACAAACTAGACACTCCCGCCAAAGTATTGGCTTTGTATAAAGATGGTAGCGCAGTCAACCTTTTGAATGAGGGCGACATGGGCGTGGTGGTGTTAGACGAAACGCCTTTTTATGCAGAGTCGGGCGGTCAGATTGGCGATAGCGGTGAGCTTAAATCAGCCAATGGCATTTTTGCCGTAGAAGACACGCAAAAAATTCAGGCTGCGGTGTTTGGTCATCATGGCGTACTCAAAACCGGCACCTTGTCCGTGGGCGATGGGTTGACCGCGAAGGTAAATCTGCAAGCGCGTGCCAATACCATGCGCAATCACTCCGCTACGCATTTAATGCACAAAGCCTTGCGTGAAGTGCTGGGCGAACACGTGCAGCAAAAAGGTAGCTTGGTCGATACCGAAAAAACCCGTTTTGACTTTGTGCATAATGCGCCGATGACCGATGCAGAGGTTGCTAAAGTAGAGGCATTGGTGAATGCCGAGATATTGGCCAACGTTGCCACACAAGCGCGGGTGATGG
This Methylophilus medardicus DNA region includes the following protein-coding sequences:
- the alaS gene encoding alanine--tRNA ligase yields the protein MTVKYGQQPSSKQIRQAFLDFFASKGHQVVASSSLVPHGDPTLLFTNAGMNQFKDVFLGFDKRAYTRAASAQKCVRAGGKHNDLENVGYTARHHTFFEMLGNFSFGDYFKRDAITFAWELLTEVYALPKERLMVTVYAEDDEAYDIWHQEVGVPADKIVRIGDNKGARYASDNFWMMGDTGPCGPCTEIFYDHGAHIPGGPPGSPDEDGDRFIEIWNNVFMQFNRDEAGVMHPLPKPSVDTGMGLERIAAVLQGVHANYEIDLFQALIKAAARETNTADLNSPSLKVLADHIRACSFLIADGVIPGNEGRGYVLRRIIRRAIRHGYKLGSRSAFFHQLVQDLVAEMGEAYSELVSHQARITEILKQEEDRFFETIENGMQILEAELATKPAIFNGDLAFKLHDTFGFPLDLTADICRERGITVDTAGFDAAMARQKDQARAAGKFKMATNLEYDGQATTFHGYDKLDTPAKVLALYKDGSAVNLLNEGDMGVVVLDETPFYAESGGQIGDSGELKSANGIFAVEDTQKIQAAVFGHHGVLKTGTLSVGDGLTAKVNLQARANTMRNHSATHLMHKALREVLGEHVQQKGSLVDTEKTRFDFVHNAPMTDAEVAKVEALVNAEILANVATQARVMDIESAQKTGAMMLFGEKYGDEVRVLDIGSSRELCGGTHVSRTGDIGLFKITGESGVAAGVRRVEATTGEGALKLVQVQQALLNQLATELKAPAQELPAKMGQVMDHVKSLEKELARLKSKLASSQGDDLAAQAQEIHGVKVLAAALDGADANTLRETMDKLKDKLKSAVIVLASIADGKVTLAAGVTADLTAKVKAGELVNHVAGQVGGKGGGKPDMAMAGGTEPAHLPQALASVQTWVTTKLN
- a CDS encoding phosphatidylglycerophosphatase A, producing MHILANLNQTRQQPSWRLLCAHPLHCLSFGLGTGLSPKAPGTVGTLLGFPLYWLLMTLPLAQQWLGIVLLFLLGIWCCEVTGRALGVSDHGAIVWDEVVAMAAVLITVPLSWGWWLAAFVCFRLFDIWKPFPIRWVDQHVKGGMGVMLDDALAALLAVLILQLAQRVT
- a CDS encoding VanZ family protein — its product is MRSHIVSKLIFIACFSLLTYLLLIEMAPTTDGSIYKDKIQHVIAFGGVTFWGLLAFQHRPKFILIGLAVFGALMEVLQGLVTTTRQPSVYDWWADVVGILLAWAVARVWLRWWNRRRG
- the recA gene encoding recombinase RecA; the encoded protein is MDDNKSKALAAALSQIEKQFGKGSIMRMGDADIGEDLQVVSTGSLGLDIALGVGGLPRGRVVEIYGPESSGKTTLTLSAIAQMQKLGGVAAFIDAEHALDPQYAAKLGVNVPELLISQPDTGEQALEIADMLVRSGSVDIVVVDSVAALTPRAEIEGEMGDSHMGLQARLMSQALRKLTGNIKRTNTLVIFINQIRMKIGVMFGNPETTTGGNALKFYASVRLDIRRTGAIKKGDEVIGSETKVKVIKNKVAPPFKQAEFDIMYGEGISRLGEIIELGTNLKLVEKAGAWYSYNGEKIGQGKENAKEFLRENPAIAAEIEAKIRDNSNVLADGMAAARTEDD
- a CDS encoding PDZ domain-containing protein, giving the protein MNPLYPSNVSASPSVARWFPWFSVAALSLLLAASPNIRAEDNPYSTSYQVQNQGNLHSLQNNPEPTLLSGTRREEDKIKMLEDGYDLMGFSSFEAGEIDATQALDHGRNIQADRILVYMKKAGGASPSSRMEVIKEAVKKGQMLTEKDVAAAPANYRYYATYWAKLPRPLLGIHVIKLVPQKSDPADDKQAMPVASQGVRVIAVIHDSAAEKGGVQRGDQLLSINREKVEDAAKLSSLVRKYSGKSIKLQLEREGEPLTLDVQL
- the recX gene encoding recombination regulator RecX, whose product is MRPTPEKSLRQRALEYLSKREYAAAELAQKLKAYATEDDDVSALIADFKTRGWLSDARYSEQMVHARQAKFGANRVAQELREKGVDDTLIAEAVAGLQQSERERAGEVWRKKFSTAPATREAWAKQARFLQSRGFTFEVIKQILNRHAEDDS
- the mog gene encoding molybdopterin adenylyltransferase, whose product is MQEQFTRIGLVSISDRASQGVYEDKGIPTLTDWLAQAIVSPYEIASRLIADDQTTISETLKQLVDDEGCHLVLTTGGTGPALRDVTPEATLAVADREMPGFGEQMRQISLRFVPTAILSRQVAVIRKQCLIINLPGQPKSIQETLEGLKDSAGNAIVPGIFAAVPYCLDLLATCDQPMPYLETQPSIVSAFRPKSAIRK
- the thiL gene encoding thiamine-phosphate kinase, whose translation is MAEFALIEKYFTRPTQADLGVGDDAALVRVRPGYQLAVSADMSVAGTHFFADIDPFAVGWKSMAVNVSDMAAMGAEPKWATLSIALPEANDAWLTGFSQGLFACTEQFGVSLIGGDTTRGPLNIAINILGEVPQGQALQRNGAQPGDDIWVSGVLGKAALWLQYRLGKQDLHEMEASMLAKAMHHPQPRVALGVALRGIASAALDLSDGLLADLSHILEASKVGATLDWLAIPKPQLQHSRVSASMMQGAVLTGGDDYELCFTASPKHYAQLVALSVQLDVPLTRIGQITAAAGLHVFAGQNRLEWSNKGYTHFG
- a CDS encoding CinA family protein; amino-acid sequence: MQTMIELSAILGEALAAKGWQLALAESCTGGMVAQVVTAVAGSSVWFDRGFVTYSNAAKTDMLGVQADLIATYGAVSEPVAHAMAHGALQYSLAQISGAITGIAGPAGGSPDKPVGTVCFAWAIRHEVQGIHVVAETMYFQGDRTNIREQAASHLLAGLLRLSTS